One part of the Paraburkholderia flagellata genome encodes these proteins:
- a CDS encoding aminoglycoside phosphotransferase family protein has product MTFSAAHSPAASPAASPGDNRRDLLAAWLGSHAEPYALDLATLAPASADASFRRYFRLASAGAHGATLIAVDAPPPEKSREFAQIAQMLEAAGVHVPRVLEADFDAGFMLVTDLGTAPYLKTLQEAGPGARSRELMRDAIDALIRWQLSSQPGVLPDFDEAFMRREMELMPEWYLERHLGRKVDEATRGVLDRTFALLVASARAQPQSYMLRDFMPRNLMIATPNPGVLDFQDAVYGPITYDVVSLLRDAFLSWDEEFELDCFAHYWERAKKAGLPVDADFGEFYRQLEWMGLQRHIKVLGLFCRINYRDSKPHYMADLPRFLGYASKVAHRYRPLAPFARLIDDLQGSAVEVAYTF; this is encoded by the coding sequence ATGACCTTTTCCGCCGCGCATTCCCCCGCCGCATCCCCGGCCGCATCCCCGGGCGACAATCGCCGCGACCTGCTCGCCGCCTGGCTCGGCAGCCACGCCGAGCCGTACGCCCTCGACCTCGCAACGCTCGCGCCCGCCTCGGCCGACGCGAGCTTTCGGCGCTATTTCCGCCTCGCGAGCGCGGGCGCGCACGGCGCGACGCTGATCGCCGTCGACGCGCCGCCGCCCGAGAAAAGCCGCGAATTCGCCCAGATCGCGCAAATGCTCGAGGCCGCCGGCGTACACGTGCCGCGCGTGCTCGAAGCCGATTTCGACGCGGGCTTCATGCTCGTGACCGATCTCGGCACCGCGCCCTACCTGAAAACGCTGCAGGAAGCCGGCCCCGGCGCACGCTCGCGTGAACTGATGCGCGACGCCATCGACGCGTTGATCCGCTGGCAGTTGAGCTCGCAGCCAGGCGTGCTGCCGGACTTCGACGAAGCCTTCATGCGCCGCGAGATGGAGCTGATGCCCGAGTGGTATCTGGAGCGCCATCTGGGCCGTAAGGTGGACGAAGCCACGCGCGGCGTACTCGATCGCACCTTCGCGCTGCTCGTGGCGAGCGCCCGCGCGCAGCCGCAAAGCTACATGCTGCGCGACTTCATGCCCCGCAACCTGATGATCGCGACGCCCAACCCCGGCGTGCTCGACTTCCAGGACGCGGTGTATGGCCCGATCACCTACGACGTCGTCTCGCTGCTGCGCGACGCGTTTCTGAGCTGGGACGAAGAGTTCGAGCTCGACTGCTTCGCGCATTACTGGGAGCGAGCAAAGAAGGCGGGACTGCCTGTCGACGCCGACTTCGGCGAGTTCTACCGCCAGCTCGAGTGGATGGGTCTGCAGCGCCACATCAAGGTGCTGGGCCTTTTCTGCCGCATCAATTATCGCGACAGCAAACCGCATTACATGGCCGACCTGCCGCGCTTTCTCGGCTACGCGAGCAAGGTCGCGCACCGCTACCGTCCGCTCGCCCCGTTCGCACGGCTCATCGACGATCTGCAGGGCAGCGCCGTCGAAGTCGCTTACACCTTCTGA